From the Plectropomus leopardus isolate mb chromosome 20, YSFRI_Pleo_2.0, whole genome shotgun sequence genome, the window NNNNNNNNNNNNNNNNNNGGATATAAATATGCAATGAGAAAAGCTAAAGtaaataattcacaataaaatctgaaaacattatCACCATTGTAAGAGTGACTCAGTGGGAGCATCTGAATGGTGTCCCTGATGGTAAAAAGTTTAGGGcttcattttcactttatttatgcaaaaaaaaaaaaaaaagataagaaaagaagCTAAAACTTAGAgcgaagaaaaacaaaacatatagaGAGAGTGGGTGGTATTCAGTTTCAtacttgtgttttctgtttccacCAAAGCAAGTTCTCAtggtttaatgtaaaaaaaaaaaacatgttatttttctcacactgtctgtgctggaacatcTGTATTCACCTTCTGTAGGAGACGCTCCATTTTAATGCCAGTTTCTTTAAGCTCCCATCCCAAATAAGCCCAGTCTGCACTGAGTGGACAGTGTTTTTCAGGTCTTCTGAATCTCAGCCTCTCTGCACCATTATAGCAGCAGGGGAATGACCATTATGGAGAGCAAGATTACATGCTTCCCTAACATTAGCATgtggctacatgtagcagtaTAATGGcaaccacaaaatgactgtATAGCAGGATTTTCTGAAAGCGTCAGTAAAAGCTTAACACAACCAGTTATGTTCTGACAGGATTATGATGTGGAATATGAGATAAATTTACAAAATAGGCaaagcctgaggtttttgctccCAAAGATTACTTCTAAATACATTTCTCCCATTGTTTGAAACTTTAGCCATGTCAACATCCTGCGCTATAACACTATATATAGgacagaaaatatgcaaaaagcaTGATAgtcccctttttttgtttttctacaacCTACCATGTCCTTGACTTTGTTGCCTACTCGTAACCATCAGGACTGTCTGCAGGACTGTGCTGCTTTATTCCACCATGTGTATTTATTGACATCGCCCAACAAACTCAGAAAACAGTTTCTTTATGGCACTGGCTTTGTGCACAGGGGCACTGTCATGATGAAATgggaaagggttaaaatgttgCTTCAAAGTTGGGCACAATATTGTCTAAAATATTGTATACTGTAGGTATTGTAGGTTTCCCTTTATTGAAACTAGGGAgctcagcacaaaaaaaaaaaaaaaaacagaccaaaaatgttaaacttatGTTTGGTTTTAGGCCACCCTTCCTTTGACCATGTAATAATATTAAGAAAAGGAAGAGTATTTCTCATGCTGTTCCAGATGCTGTCTGGATGTTGTACTGTGTGTTGCTGCTCTCTGGTGGTTAAAAGAAGAACTACAGCATCTTCTAGCTATCTTCAGACTATACATCACTAATGTGTCTTTTCTCCATAGTAATAACAGCACACACCATAATGTTTACTGCacttaaagaaaattaaaaacaaaatcacttaCATAATACTGTGTTGTGCTGTACTTACAGGAAATGTTGCAATACATGCACCAATAGATCCAATCCATATGACTAGTACTGCCGCCAATTTGGTAACATCGCAAATAGCAAGTAAAATTTTCTGCCCAagatttattattcattttatccAAGCTATAACCAGCTCCATTATTTATGTGGAGTGTTGCATTGTGGGACCGCAACATCGATGCTGTGATTTCACTCTGCATGCTGTCATTCTGTCATATTGGATTTTCTAATAGCATTCCACTCAtaaatatgtaaagaaaaaaatgttcagagtgTGGAACCTGTTCAcattaacaaatataaaatataaacaggctgttctcatgtaCGGTTTATACATAAATCtttgaaaagtaaaagcataaaagttgtcaaaaatgtctttataacCCACATAATCTGGAAGGCTGCTATCCTGTGACCAATGTACTGATGAGTGCAGAAAAGGGAAGTGGTACAAAGAACAAAATGAAGAATGTAGTTTCAGGTAttggattggtcaaacaaacaaaggacttTACCCCAAGAGACAGGGGGTAGGTTTCAGTTCAGGTCTGGGGGTGGAGGTGATGCatatgttctaaatattgaggagAACATGATTTCTGCCTCCTTCTGAAATCTATGCCTATAGAGACTGGTGATCTTGTCCTGtatgaaaccaagtgaactttgagcTATTCTGAGGGACTTCataaatgtgtcttttcctaaacctaccCAATGGAATTTCGTGCGTAACTTTATGATGAGTATGCAAAATGATGACATCCAAACAAGTTTGTTGTTACAGTTTGCAGTAATAATTGGAACCCAAAAGCAAACTCAAAGGCAGAATAAAACGATAATAATACGACATCTTGCTAAACACAGCGATGTTTCAAGCTGCGCTCATGGTGGGCTCCACCATGCAGTGAGAGGTTTGGCAACATTCGCAAAGCAGTGACTGGTGGAAGCATGTTGTCTTTGGCACATTTGATGATGACAGGTGGTGTGCCAATTTTCAAATGTGTCGCGGGATGTTTGACAAGCTCTGTGACCATCTGATATCCAGTTTGAATGACCAGAACGTCCAGACTGAAGACACATCTGTAGAATCACATTTCAAACCACCTCCACATGTGGTTCGGATCAGATTTGCAAGAAATCTGATTTCATGTTGTTATTTGCTGTTCAGATTTAATAAAATCCATCTGGATACAATTTGGATATGACAAAAATTGAATTTGGGCTGGCAGTCTAAACAAAGCCTTAGTAAtaactctttttaaaaaaatcaaactatgAATAGTTTAGAGCGGCTGACGGTAACTAACACTGGCGTAGACAGAATAATGTGGAAAAGAGTGACGGTGAAGCTTGGCTTCCTATACTGAGGCTGATGAAGAGGAGATGAGCTGCAGGTGTGATGTTCTGCCAGGTGCTTGATTGCAGTAACCGCGCCcttcagagacacacacacagacagagagggggagcaggaaaacacttggaaaaagagaaaatcctTAAATTCACAGTCAGAGCTGTGACAGTTTtatttccctaaacctaacttaTGTAACCTTATGTCAAGTACTTGTGCTTGTGTGGAACCAAGTCCCAATTGCATCTTTGTATTACCAAGCCATAAAAATaaggaatggaaaaaaaaaacatgagaccGCATCATGTTTGTACACttaaagcactgacagagcagcgctaTTTAACTATTATTAACTATTTAAGTTCGGAGTGAGAATAGGCTGGACTTTACAGTTAGTATTTAACTTTTCATTAAGTGTGGTAAAAGAGCacaccaaaaaatatttttttctgcctaaacctaatctgtatgactttacttgcctaaatcTTATCttatatatgtaattttaagtgcttttaacCTGACAGTGCTATTTGTTGTATACTAATCCTTAAAACACAATAtgaactgttgtatgaggatatgtcGGGTACAGTTCAAACTCTCTGCCAGAACACAACAGAATGCGTATTGCTTAGTGTGATATTGTGAACCTGTCCCATAAAGAAGAAGGACAACATCACTGGATTCAACAAATGTCCAATACCAACTTTGTGGTTTGTCTTAAAAGCTGTCTGTGTCATGATGCCAAGTAAATAGTAGCCTATTACAAACACATCACCCTAGCTAGCaattttggttctaaaaatgttctgagaatgttACAGTGCAACcagtgcaatgttttagtaatgccTCCAATGGCAAgctttcttttagttcccagaacatTCTTCTTAGTGTTAAGGTAATTCTctacaaacatcaaaaaatgatttaaaaaaatgttttcttctgttaTTGTTAACGTATCAcactacattacattttaatccaAAGAAGGTCTGTAATCTCTGTCCTCAATAACAacttctgaatgttgctttgtaAATGTTCTTCCccttgttctcatgtaacattgtgagagcattttttaagagaacattctgtgatctgtcacctcttaacatcaccaaaacatcctcagaatgtttcagtcaaaacattacatcttagtcagcatttgACCTTAAAGTAACACCATTTGAAACGATgaacatccttaaaacattctGTAAACATTAGAttataatgttgttgttttttcaaaacattattacaacttgtGGGTCCCGTTAGCCATTGTTGTTGGAACATTCCCTGCAATGCTGGGACAGTTGTTGGTGAGGAGAACTCCTAAATTTATAATGAAACTTACACCTTGAACCCTATTTAtgcatttgaaattatttttgcaatgtttgGATTAACCTGATTATATTTCTGgcatagaaaatataaaaataatataaagttcttttttctctgttatttgAGTGAGAACATTGCTTGTTTAAAAGCCTCCTGACAGTGACTCTGAATTGTTGTGACTCTAAAATAAGTCCACTGAAGAACATCCCACTGGCAAATTAGCATCTGCTTCACACATGTCTGAAaacacatgtgcatgtgtgtgtgtgtgtgtgtgcgtgggcgtgtgtgtgtgtgtgtgtgtgtgtgtgtgtgaagcgttGGGGGCTGATAAGACATGTTTCCAGTTTTGGGTGGTTGCCGAGCAGATCATTGGGTGTGTGGGCAGTTCTTGTCAGGAAGACATCCCTGCGGTACACACTgttcccacaaacacacacacatacacacacacacatacacaaacacacacacacgcacatgtgTTTTCAGACATGTGTGAAGCAGATGCTTGTAAAACAAAGACTTGCATGATGCAGATTGTGTGTGTTGCACTATATTTGACTTGTCACTTTTTTATCTTCAAAATGTCAACTTTAAGAACTTACCTGACAGCTTATTTGTGCCTGTATTCAAGGGGTTGTTAGatttcaattatttaatttcatctttgcaagcaggaaaaaaaatcattaaaaaatgaagatggagatggagattTTATTGTACTGAGTATCAAGAACATATAGGCTTTTTCCATTAAGGCAGGGTAGTAAGGCCCAAAGTATGCCATGAAGAGTCACAAGCAGGCAAATCTTTCTGGCAAAACATGACTGATGTTTCCATTATaaaaggcaggtttccattacagttttgcacaaaccttattaaaatatttgatcatctgttatctgtattttatcgaaacttaaaatattttcaaaatgttgataaaacacaagatgactgcgtttctattgagtgatgttatgcaacttctcctctggcagtaacattccaagaagcgttgcgatggatgttcagaacattagcagctttacttctattgcagccaccacattagccgtcattatttccaattgaaggcAACGTAGGTGTGTTACGCGAGTGTCAATGGAAACGGCCaggtatgagggatttctgggcaGTGATAGACCACGATTTCACAggggaattgtggatttaaaatttCCAGATAATCCGTTCAACTTCTAAAGAGTtatatgatgcaataacacctcttgtagctgctgcatcatgagggagccagttcctactgacaagcacatagccatagcatcatgtgacccagaaaagtcaaaaaagtgttCCCActgcaattttgcaaaaatatgaaagaccacctaaaaacttttttgagatAAGTGGGAGATTTTTTTAGACAGATGTATTTTATACTCACAGTTTCAAATTGCAcagtttaagggttaatggaaacctgcctaaaTCCCTGCTTGGACTTGCTTATGAAAAGGATCACAGCAGCGGGGCTTGGTGAAGCAACTCCCTACTTTGGGACAGTGGTGGAATCATGTCATCATGGCGTGGTGTTGTACAGTGCAACaacccaagaaaaaaaataaattattcaatACAACAATGACAAACAATGGCACCATGCAGGACTGGTTGCACCACAGAAAGCAAAACATCCCTAAAGAAGGCACCTAttcaacatattttatgtttttcacaaaaaatacgAACATACTTGATATTCATGACAAATTATCTGACTTTTTTAGTGGTTTTATTTGATTGTGAACAAAGTAATCATTGTGCATCGGTTTCAAACTATCTGCTACTCTTCATCTTTGAGCTGATTGGTGGAGGAGTTGTCGTAACTTTGCTTCAGGGAGAATCGAGCTTCCTGAGGCTCTGCTGAGCTTTCTGAGCTCGTCTGATTCTCTCCTCGAAGAAACTCTTCTGGTGCTGATTCCTCTGATCCAACCTGACTAACCACTGCTCCCTCAGCCTggtacacacagagacagagggagagagagagcgcaaaggggagaaaaagaatAAGCAGGTGTTCAGACAGCACAAATACGGCCACTTAATGGCataaataacacagaaaaagcTGCTACTTTTGATTGCAACACACTGAGTGCGAGAACCAAGGCTAAAACATGttctatttctgtgtttttcatgccAATGAGTGTCtctttttgtgcatgtgcataaaGTTGCTCACTTTTCTGCTATTAACAGctcacctctttttttctgagtagAAAATAAGCAACCAAGAATGTACACTATGTGTATGTCTGATTACTGCACCACTGTCTGATGTTACACTGTTTTGTGATTTCCTCTCCCATGGGGCTAACTCAGTGGTCTTGGAATAAATGGAGCTTCACAGAGCTTATTGGAGCTTCAAACTCTCACGCATTTACCGTGGCACTCATGCAATGGAGACTCTTAACATGCTCTTATGCTGCAGTTTCATTTTctcaaacagcaaaaaaaaaaaaattataactgATAACACAGAAAGAAGACACTGTTAGTGCACAGAGAGACAAGgcagagcagcacagcagcagcactgtaaAACATGTGATCATGTGAGCTGTTGTTTGCAATAATCCGGTATGGCAACTGGATTTTGATCTATTTGTGCTGTTATGGTACTGTTACTTGGAGCAtccaaaaaggacaaataaaacaacattaaactaGAGAATCACTGACAGAGGACACATGCATAACAGACAGGGCAAACATCGGGTCCTCACAAGCTTACAAGTTAGCTCATGGGACATTGATAGATTCGCAGTTTCCTCATATTTGAATTTAGAGTGGTTTTAGAATGCTGAAAATTCAATGGAGTTATCTTAAGCATGGCCCTGACTATGGCCCTGACTATGGCCAAGTCAATATTTAAGTTGtcattgtatcatttttttctgtcttttcttttctttttctttgagaaaaactttttttactaTAATCAGTGTGAATGGTATTCATTGCAGGTTTTcaagattttaatttaaatgagaCTTAAGTGATGTTTTGCTTTGTATGTAGGCTTGATTCAGTGATTGGGAGGCTGAGATGAGCGGAGGTTTTGTCAGAACATCAGAGGCCAGTATTTACCCTGACACCATAACTCCCAGGCTTAATATAATCGTGCAGACATCCAGTGAAACTCGATCCGCAGTCGTTGCTTACAGCTAATtgtgttacaggaaaaaaagagggaacagagtgtgtgtgtgtgtgtgtgtgtgtgtgtgtgtgtgtgtgtgtgtgtgttgggacaGGAttcatgttgttgtgtttatgttagCGGGCGTTCATCTGTCAGCATGCTCCGTCATGTGTCGCTTAATCTGCAGTCTGTCCTCAGATATTCACGCTTATCTCCAGGATTCAAACACGTAGTCGAGCGGCCTCTAATCAACATTCTCAGGCTACTATGTGATGACAGACAGAAGAGCTGTAAACATAACCAAGGCATTTTCCAAACTAATCGAGTTATTATGGAGAGACGGGGACAGCAGAGGCTGAGCATGgtaatgaaatgtatttttgatgctcttttcttttcctctctgcagttCACCCAACCTAATAAACTCCtaattttgttccttttttttgtatgttttcaatTTTGGTACAGATCTCAAAAGTTCCCACTGACACCGAATATGTCTGGCTGAATATTGGGGTGTATGTTTCCAAAATGATAAACAAGACTTGCAGAGTAGTTCCTTTTGATCAAACGATCAAAACACGGGAGGTTTTGGGTTTGAATCTTTCACTTCATGTTAGCATCGCACAGCTTCAGTGAAGTGAAGAGCTGGAACAACATGATAGAGAATATCTGATACTGATATCTGACATGAGCTGCTACTCCACTCTCTAATGTAAAAAGTTTATCATGAACAAATCATTTGATCTTGCTGTTTTGACATAAAGTGAAGTTACCTTCTAGATTATTGAACTTGTTTAAACAGTAAAAGATGGAGGTCGGGGTGGGTGGGCTGCTGTACAAAGCTCCATTGTCGGACTTTGACACCACAGACTGCCAATTAATTTACTCCAACCACCAGTCAGCATGTGTCTCTTTCAGTCAAGGCTATCTTCCATCCAGACAgcccacactgtaaaaagaaagtaattGTTTCAAAACAGGTATTGTATGCACTGCACTGAAATTTTatgttgactgaatttgagaaaacagcCTGGGTcaattttgtaataattcaacttgtcttctcaaattcagtcaacttaaaaatgtaaggcATCCTGGACaccttttttattaagtttaaacaaataatttcttCTTACAATGTGggtgaaaatgttcttttttcatgcactgCCCAGCACGCAATTTTTGGTTCTGAAATCGTTGTTAATGTTTTCAgcggcaagttttcttttagtttccagaatttttttacttttttttgttgttgttggtaacatatcacattacaggaatgtttcataaaaatgtgtaatttcaggcctcaataacatcCTAAAAACGTTTTCAGTACAAGGCTGTCGCTGTgcaacaaattcacaaaattagAGGTTCAAGGTTAATTTATCTGACACATTACAACACATCTATGTACAATGGATTGTAAATTGTAGCTCCCTCCCTCgcacaactttttttatattcatgacTGCCTGCTCAATGATCTGAAATGGATGTGTTGATTCACAATTGTTTACTCCTCTAAACCAAGTTTCCCGCAAATTGTCTCAGCGAAAAATAACAAGCCTTACATGGTGTGAGCATGCCATGTGTTCCAGGTGCAGGTGCAGCAATGTATGATGACTATAATGAGAATATATTTCTCACATAACAGTGTTTGTCGGAGGGGCATATGGTCCTTTATTGTATAGTCTTTTTGATGACTGTTGGTGGGCAACcttgcagatgtttttatgtgttttttattgtcttttatgaTAATCTGTTGATTGCTGGGACCTTGTGGATGCAAGACATATTAGCGTGAAAACGGACAATTAAGCATCatcttattttatgtaaatcgtaattatcaaatattcattcattttcagaattttaaccctttaaatgccaggtttttattATGATGCCACTATGATTTTGGTGGGGGAAAGGAACACAAATATTCGACATGTaaagtaaatttatttatttatttattttaattattttattcaaaagaaatattatcacagcctgggatatgtcattgattttcagcaacattgattgtgacagtgcacctagtggaaatagcatgtattttcttcatatgccaaattcatgttaaaataggtggaaaaaaggaaaaagacagatTACAAGGCAAAAGCCCCAGATgactgtgggatcaaaaattgcagtttgaatgggtttcagtggtactgtttttttcacttcacaGTATGactgtaacagttttgtttccatGGTGTATTTTGGGCATttgagctgagctggaaattccaagattaaacagtCTTGCCAAATTGAATactatatgcatgaacacagccaaaattatcaaaaaatgaagaaagaaaagcatgtaaaatgcaccaaacagtccctatggGTTAGTAAAAAAAGGGACgatcaaatttaaatttcaatgTAACTTCAGTTGTCATTATCTGTAGAGGCTACGTCTACATACCACCTACTGACAGAGTTACACTTGACAGGAGAAAGGATTACATATACCACAGAGAGATAGCCAACCTGCATCTTAAAACCCATCAGACTTCAGTCTGTCTTGAATGCTCCTGAGATAtgaattctctgagcttcctcAGCAACCAACAGCTCTCCAGTCCATAAAGCAGAAGTATAAATGGAGTCCTAGATGTCTCTAAACTACACTCTGAGCCTGACTTCATCTGTGATACTAACCAATGACACTTAAAGCTGACCACTTGAAGCAGCCACCTTCTAGGACTAGGAGTGAAGAGACATTGTTAATGATGTTTATGTCATGGGAAagattactttttcttttccccttcAGAAAAGTGCATTCATTTGGCTCTGGACCAAGAGGGTGAAATATGCAAGaccttcacctttttttctattctgcACTTTGTCTCTCCCAAGTTGTACAAAGTTCTTAAATTTTGGAAAGTATGACCAGTATAAGGAAATTAAACTGCATGTCTTGATGTATGTTCTGTACCATAAACTGCTttccagaaaaataaagaaatataaaataaaatgacctccTTTTCATAAGTTTGCTGCTGACCGTGCCAGGGCGCTGCTCCTCCTGcggtcctcctcctcatccatcTGTTCACTGTGCTGAACTATCCGCTGCTCCCAGAACGACTTCAGCTTCTGCTTGTCGTGAATGCGAGCTGCATTCATCATCTGACGACAGGAAACAAATGAACGGAAATATcctccacagaaaaaaagttttgcatgTGTGAGGAAAGTTACATTCTCCATCCTTAAAAACAGAATACTGTAGTACACAAAGACTGATGAACTGAGTTTGCTTTGGTTACTcactctcttgctctctctcgtttcttcttcctttcacagtcttaaatttcacttttcagTTACTCCTCGTCTCTTCTGTTCTCCCACTCTCTTTCTTCTTTACATCTCGTTACGtctcctgtctgctcctctcctcttttctcctttatCTCCTCTTTTAACTCCTCCCCTCATCTCCATCTTTTGGTTTTATCAACTCCCTAGTtattctctctcctcttctatgctcctttcctttttttcttattctcggacttcccttcctctcttcctttctcctatttattcttcatcttttcttctttaatctcttctcttctcttcttgtctcttctcttctcttctcttctcttctcttctcttctcttctcttctcttctcttctcttctcctctcttctcctctcttctcttctcctctcctctcttctcttctcttctcttctgtctcttttctttttatcatattttctgtttctccactcaataaagccaatctaatatttccgtaatttctttgtttcGTATAAATATTAAGAagatttctgtctctttctccatccACACATACCACgccatgttttgtagaatgtcatgtgactttgttgttctttttcttcttctcctccttcttatTTGGATTTAATGGCTGTTGGCATCCGTGAAGTTGCATTACCGCCACTCAGTGCTGCACATTATATGAgctataaaaaagaaaaaagtgtttccattgcagtttttaaaaatctatctTTTTGGAATGGCCTAAAATAACACCTCATGCGAGTGTAAAAATTGgtgtatcattttaaatttgaacatATAAAATATGGCTAATGGAAATTggtatttcagacatttttttaaaaagccatactTCACAAACTGCAATTGAAACACTTTTCTATGTCACATGATCcaatgtgcttgtcagtaggaactggctccatCATGATGCTGCAGGTAccacaagaggtgttattgtatcacataactcttcaaaagttgagcggatcatctagaagttttgaatccatgattcctctgtgaaatcgtggactatcacttATCAGAAAtgaggggcttgcctttccattatagctccataacacacctacatCTCCCTGGAATGCAAgtaatgatggctagtgtggtggctgcgaTAGAAATGAAGCTGCTCATGTTTTGTACATCCAAcaccatgcttcttgaaatgttattgcgagaggagaagttgcagaacatcactcaatggaaatgcattCATCTGGCAATTCTGTTTcctcgacattttgaaaatattgctcaaGTATCGCTTGATGGGCCTAACATGATGATGTTACTCAGgcctgttttcaagtgttttgaGTGTCTTTATCCTTTAATAAATCACCACCAAGACGGTTCTGCTGTCTCACTGAATGTTTCTCCTGGTCACAGAGTGTAAGGACATTTGGATTTTTCTGTTGCTATTCATCTGTCCACAGTAGTATTAttgcatatgcacacacagaacTGTACATAAAGACCCACATGTCACATGGCTTAACCAAATGGCACCAGGATCTTAACCACAGCTTAGTCGTCTTTACACTCCCAGTGTATCAGAGAGTCGGTGTGTGTGACTGTTCTGGTATTCATAACATTATGGGGGCAATCGGTTTACTGGGGACCTCTGACAGTTTAGGGACAAATGAAATCTGGACACATATTGAAGGTGCTTAAGTGCTTGTTAGCATTGGCTCATAGGACATGTTTGTCGGTGAGTGTGTGGAAGAGGCTATTTCCTCCATTCTTTTTAACTCCTGGATCATTGTATCATGGCTGGAGTGAACCCATTGCAAGGTGGTATCTAGATGTTACTGTTAtcactctgtctcttttttcctctttctctctttctctccttccttctctctctctcattaacGCCACAGCTGCTGGAGTTAAGCTGTCTGCTAATGTCACATTGGTGACACACACCGACTGTGTTCCCACAGCTGCTAATATACCCTAATAGCAATA encodes:
- the LOC121959472 gene encoding protein FAM240B — its product is MMNAARIHDKQKLKSFWEQRIVQHSEQMDEEEDRRRSSALARLREQWLVRLDQRNQHQKSFFEERIRRAQKAQQSLRKLDSP